The following proteins are co-located in the Penaeus vannamei isolate JL-2024 chromosome 34, ASM4276789v1, whole genome shotgun sequence genome:
- the LOC113809316 gene encoding unconventional myosin-XIX isoform X1 translates to MEQNEGSHLTPQKRPKKIPPPVPKKRPKSAPTVGIGNGTVQVDEPNPILSVPKEVLVSCDDLTRLPVLYDDVVLGCIASRYQQNLFYTWAGPTLVATNPCRPVPHLYTPKEIHHHHNQVKSGIDRRDAHIFSVAGLAHHRLTHDLGFINQAILVSGESGAGKTESARYMLEYLSNIETNFPLVPRSPLKGVWEDKQPQDIQERILASNPILEAFGNAATLRNHNSSRFGKLIRLQYGGRQLRGAEIDTYLLEKTRVTHQTENERNFHIFYQVLAGIKSGDIEGLKAENDNQFVIAPKGNLDSDLASLRETLHAFKQLDFSMSHQKQIFQLVMALLHLGNVNFSQDKENHNSWTVDRHNAECLKSLESACELLGLEEDKLVDALTIRTISVGTARRVSVFHKPCETEAQCVERRDALMQLIYASLFSHIVTYINTQVSAHRNLWSHFLGVLDVYGFETFDQNSLEQLCINYANERLQQEFMYRYLAAEHQVLKEEGFLDVDVPYTDNTDCVVALDSNISVFAILNEGVLAPYECQLKRALKEDEACDRVCKALEDTGVVHAPSSPKRKAGFVVRHYAGPVKYDAKGLLHKNKDEVPLEVRGLLASSSQDFVGGLVSDTSDVDPESGRRTTRKVTTLAKFKASLDTLMRTLARCDLHYVRCLKPNAGSLPGQPDTGYILHQLRACGVIETVRISQAGYPVRISYEDFISRYGWLKEEDAVDVSKEIAKSMLGTTQEGHIDSVKCRFGRTRIFLSESALHTLEAVRELKRRDAATCLQKFWRRYRCARRYKLVKVATLVIQKNAKSLIAKKKYQKQKKSCIVIQKHVRGFLTLRKYLQKVKAAITFQKYCRGWIARRRYETLVQQNLTRPFSRQSMVSMNSLGYYSLTTSVSGYSINPSLHDVSPCDAAYGEGAVGLGGDALRAYLSPEHRKRLLETEESGIETDTESINGDVTNAETKRPRKLRRRAQLQQLLGERRKSKIPRAASDESLDDISGSHVSPSSGVECSGSHPDGIGDGANRSKSPEKDDLSTQTPSSPLANNIKNFEEDIVAAKEPPSQESTQRLRVATMRNFEDVNGLLKDYSPTENLQMVLPKQNLSLFFKDGVLSYRRMPMVKIKFHTRQTCLPFSHHLPHHERPQGFWDAIR, encoded by the exons ATG GAGCAAAATGAAGGCAGCCACCTCACCCCACAAAAACGTCCCAAGAAAATACCTCCACCAGTGCCCAAGAAGAGACCGAAGAGTGCACCCACAGTAGGGATCGGGAATGGAACAGTGCAGGTTGATGAGCCGAACCCAATCCTGAGTGTGCCTAAGGAAGTTTTAGTATCATGTGATGACTTGACAAGGTTGCCAGTCTTGTACGATGATGTAG TCTTAGGGTGCATAGCCTCGCGATATCAACAAAATCTCTTTTACACGTGGGCTGGACCAACTCTTGTTGCGACTAACCCATGCCGTCCAGTTCCCCATCTATACACTCCCAAAGAaatccatcatcaccataatcaagtTAAG AGTGGCATAGACAGAAGGGATGCACACATCTTCAGTGTAGCAGGTCTGGCTCATCATCGGCTTACACATGACCTGGGCTTCATCAACCAGGCCATTCTAGTGTCAGGAGAGAGCGGTGCTGGAAAG ACTGAATCAGCACGGTATATGCTAGAGTATCTTAGCAACATTGAGACCAACTTTCCCCTGGTTCCGAGATCTCCCCTAAAAGGCGTTTGGGAGGACAAACAGCCGCAAGACATCCAGGAACGGATCTTGGCCTCCAACCCAATCCTTGAGGCCTTTGGCAATGCAGCAACCCTACGCAATCATAATTCCAGCAG GTTTGGAAAACTTATCCGCCTGCAGTATGGTGGTCGGCAGCTACGTGGTGCTGAAATTGACACTTATCTTTTGGAGAAGACTAGAGTCACACATCagacagaaaatgaaaggaaCTTTCATATATTTTACCAG gtTTTAGCTGGTATCAAATCTGGAGACATCGAGGGATTAAAGGCTGAAAATGATAACCAGTTTGTCATCGCTCCGAAGGGAAATCTTGACTCAGACTTGGCCAGTTTGCGGGAGACATTGCATGCCTTCAAGCAGCTTGATTTTTCTATGTCTCATCAGAAACAGATATTTCAG CTGGTTATGGCTCTCCTTCACCTGGGGAATGTGAATTTCAGCCAGGACAAAGAGAACCACAATTCCTGGACAGTTGATCGCCATAATGCAG AATGTCTGAAAAGCCTTGAATCTGCCTGTGAACTCCTCGGATTGGAGGAAGACAAGCTTGTAGATGCTCTGACAATTAGAACGATTAGCGTAGGAACTGCGAGGAGG gtGAGTGTCTTCCACAAGCCATGTGAAACAGAAGCGCAGTGCGTGGAGAGAAGGGACGCTTTGATGCAGCTCATTTACGCCTCGCTGTTTTCCCATATTGTCACATACATCAACACCCAAGTCAGCGCACACAGGAACTTGTGGTCACATTTTTTAG GTGTATTGGATGTTTATGGTTTTGAGACTTTTGATCAAAATAGTCTAGAGCAGCTGTGTATAAATTATGCAAATGAGAGATTGCAACAGGAGTTCATGTATCGATATTTGGCAGCGGAACACCAG GTTTTAAAAGAGGAAGGATTTCTAGATGTAGATGTTCCCTACACAGATAATACAGACTGTGTCGTGGCCCTGGACTCCAACATATCTGTTTTTGCCATTCTGAACGAG GGTGTTTTAGCTCCTTAT GAGTGCCAACTAAAGCGGGCCCTGAAAGAAGACGAGGCGTGTGACCGCGTGTGCAAGGCCCTAGAGGACACGGGCGTTGTCCATGCTCCCTCATCACCCAAGCGGAAAGCAGGGTTTGTGGTCCGGCACTATGCAGGGCCTGTCAAGTACGATGCCAAGGGTCTGTTGCACAAGAACAAGGATGAG GTTCCCCTTGAAGTTAGAGGCTTACTAGCAAGCAGTAGCCAGGATTTTGTTGGGGGCTTAGTGTCCGACACGAGTGACGTGGACCCAGAGAGTGGCCGACGGACAACACGCAAGGTTACGACCCTGGCCAAGTTCAAGGCTTCCCTGGACACCCTCATGAGAACCCTAGCCAGGTGCGACTTGCACTATGTCCGGTGCCTCAAGCCGAATGCTGGGTCATTGCCAG GGCAGCCTGATACGGGTTACATTCTGCACCAATTGCGGGCGTGTGGCGTGATTGAGACCGTGCGAATCAGCCAAGCTGGATATCCAGTAAG GATCTCCTATGAGGACTTTATCTCCCGCTACGGCTGGCTAAAGGAGGAAGATGCAGTCGATGTGAGCAAAGAGATAGCCAAATCCATGCTGGGGACCACACAGGAGGGCCACATAGATTCTGTGAAGTGCAG ATTTGGCCGGACGCGCATATTCCTCTCAGAGAGTGCTCTTCACACCCTTGAAGCAGTGAGGGAACTGAAGCGGAGAGATGCTGCGACCTGCCTTCAGAAGT ttTGGCGAAGATACAGATGTGCAAGAAGATACAAGCTTGTAAAAGTAGCTACACTTGTTATTCAGAAGAATGCCAAGAGTCTAATTGCAAAGAAGAAATACCAGAAACAAAAGAAGTCTTGCATTGTAATCCAGAAGCATGTAAGAGGATTTTTAACACTAAGGAAGTACTTACAGAAGGTGAAGGCTGCAATCACTTTCCAAAAATATTGTCGTGGCTGGATTGCTAGAAGGAGATATGAAACCTTGGTACAGCAGAACTTGACACGTCCATTCTCAAGGCAGTCTATGGTTTCCATGAATAGTCTAGGGTACTACAGTCTTACAACATCAGTTTCAGGTTACAGTATTAACCCATCGCTCCATGATGTGAGTCCCTGTGATGCAGCATATGGTGAAGGAGCTGTTGGTTTAGGAGGAGATGCGCTGCGGGCCTATTTGTCCCCAGAACACCGAAAGAGACTCCTTGAAACCGAGGAGTCGGGTATTGAGACTGACACAGAAAGCATCAATGGCGATGTCACAAATGCTGAAACCAAAAGACCACGAAAGCTTAGGCGGAGAGCCCAGCTGCAGCAGCTtcttggggaaaggaggaagagtaaaatcCCTCGTGCTGCGAGTGATGAATCATTGGATGACATTTCAGGGAGTCATGTGAGTCCAAGCTCAGGAGTGGAGTGTTCAGGCAGTCACCCAGATGGGATTGGCGATGGTGCTAACAGGTCGAAAAGTCCCGAGAAGGATGACCTGTCAACACAAACGCCCTCATCCCCACTGGCAAATAACATCAAGAACTTTGAGGAAGACATAGTGGCTGCAAAAGAACCACCGAGTCAAGAATCAACTCAGAGGTTGAGAGTTGCAACAATGCGAAACTTTGAAGATGTTAATGGGCTTCTGAAAGATTATTCTCCCACTGAAAATTTACAGATGGTCTTGCCTAAACAAAATTTGTCCCTTTTCTTCAAGGATGGAGTGCTTTCTTATAGGCGTATGCCAATG GTGAAGATCAAGTTTCACACCCGTCAGACATGCTTACCATTCTCACACCACCTTCCCCACCATGAGAGGCCCCAGGGCTTTTGGGATGCTATCCGCTGA
- the LOC113809316 gene encoding unconventional myosin-XIX isoform X2: MEQNEGSHLTPQKRPKKIPPPVPKKRPKSAPTVGIGNGTVQVDEPNPILSVPKEVLVSCDDLTRLPVLYDDVVLGCIASRYQQNLFYTWAGPTLVATNPCRPVPHLYTPKEIHHHHNQVKSGIDRRDAHIFSVAGLAHHRLTHDLGFINQAILVSGESGAGKTESARYMLEYLSNIETNFPLVPRSPLKGVWEDKQPQDIQERILASNPILEAFGNAATLRNHNSSRFGKLIRLQYGGRQLRGAEIDTYLLEKTRVTHQTENERNFHIFYQVLAGIKSGDIEGLKAENDNQFVIAPKGNLDSDLASLRETLHAFKQLDFSMSHQKQIFQLVMALLHLGNVNFSQDKENHNSWTVDRHNAECLKSLESACELLGLEEDKLVDALTIRTISVGTARRVSVFHKPCETEAQCVERRDALMQLIYASLFSHIVTYINTQVSAHRNLWSHFLGVLDVYGFETFDQNSLEQLCINYANERLQQEFMYRYLAAEHQVLKEEGFLDVDVPYTDNTDCVVALDSNISVFAILNEECQLKRALKEDEACDRVCKALEDTGVVHAPSSPKRKAGFVVRHYAGPVKYDAKGLLHKNKDEVPLEVRGLLASSSQDFVGGLVSDTSDVDPESGRRTTRKVTTLAKFKASLDTLMRTLARCDLHYVRCLKPNAGSLPGQPDTGYILHQLRACGVIETVRISQAGYPVRISYEDFISRYGWLKEEDAVDVSKEIAKSMLGTTQEGHIDSVKCRFGRTRIFLSESALHTLEAVRELKRRDAATCLQKFWRRYRCARRYKLVKVATLVIQKNAKSLIAKKKYQKQKKSCIVIQKHVRGFLTLRKYLQKVKAAITFQKYCRGWIARRRYETLVQQNLTRPFSRQSMVSMNSLGYYSLTTSVSGYSINPSLHDVSPCDAAYGEGAVGLGGDALRAYLSPEHRKRLLETEESGIETDTESINGDVTNAETKRPRKLRRRAQLQQLLGERRKSKIPRAASDESLDDISGSHVSPSSGVECSGSHPDGIGDGANRSKSPEKDDLSTQTPSSPLANNIKNFEEDIVAAKEPPSQESTQRLRVATMRNFEDVNGLLKDYSPTENLQMVLPKQNLSLFFKDGVLSYRRMPMVKIKFHTRQTCLPFSHHLPHHERPQGFWDAIR, translated from the exons ATG GAGCAAAATGAAGGCAGCCACCTCACCCCACAAAAACGTCCCAAGAAAATACCTCCACCAGTGCCCAAGAAGAGACCGAAGAGTGCACCCACAGTAGGGATCGGGAATGGAACAGTGCAGGTTGATGAGCCGAACCCAATCCTGAGTGTGCCTAAGGAAGTTTTAGTATCATGTGATGACTTGACAAGGTTGCCAGTCTTGTACGATGATGTAG TCTTAGGGTGCATAGCCTCGCGATATCAACAAAATCTCTTTTACACGTGGGCTGGACCAACTCTTGTTGCGACTAACCCATGCCGTCCAGTTCCCCATCTATACACTCCCAAAGAaatccatcatcaccataatcaagtTAAG AGTGGCATAGACAGAAGGGATGCACACATCTTCAGTGTAGCAGGTCTGGCTCATCATCGGCTTACACATGACCTGGGCTTCATCAACCAGGCCATTCTAGTGTCAGGAGAGAGCGGTGCTGGAAAG ACTGAATCAGCACGGTATATGCTAGAGTATCTTAGCAACATTGAGACCAACTTTCCCCTGGTTCCGAGATCTCCCCTAAAAGGCGTTTGGGAGGACAAACAGCCGCAAGACATCCAGGAACGGATCTTGGCCTCCAACCCAATCCTTGAGGCCTTTGGCAATGCAGCAACCCTACGCAATCATAATTCCAGCAG GTTTGGAAAACTTATCCGCCTGCAGTATGGTGGTCGGCAGCTACGTGGTGCTGAAATTGACACTTATCTTTTGGAGAAGACTAGAGTCACACATCagacagaaaatgaaaggaaCTTTCATATATTTTACCAG gtTTTAGCTGGTATCAAATCTGGAGACATCGAGGGATTAAAGGCTGAAAATGATAACCAGTTTGTCATCGCTCCGAAGGGAAATCTTGACTCAGACTTGGCCAGTTTGCGGGAGACATTGCATGCCTTCAAGCAGCTTGATTTTTCTATGTCTCATCAGAAACAGATATTTCAG CTGGTTATGGCTCTCCTTCACCTGGGGAATGTGAATTTCAGCCAGGACAAAGAGAACCACAATTCCTGGACAGTTGATCGCCATAATGCAG AATGTCTGAAAAGCCTTGAATCTGCCTGTGAACTCCTCGGATTGGAGGAAGACAAGCTTGTAGATGCTCTGACAATTAGAACGATTAGCGTAGGAACTGCGAGGAGG gtGAGTGTCTTCCACAAGCCATGTGAAACAGAAGCGCAGTGCGTGGAGAGAAGGGACGCTTTGATGCAGCTCATTTACGCCTCGCTGTTTTCCCATATTGTCACATACATCAACACCCAAGTCAGCGCACACAGGAACTTGTGGTCACATTTTTTAG GTGTATTGGATGTTTATGGTTTTGAGACTTTTGATCAAAATAGTCTAGAGCAGCTGTGTATAAATTATGCAAATGAGAGATTGCAACAGGAGTTCATGTATCGATATTTGGCAGCGGAACACCAG GTTTTAAAAGAGGAAGGATTTCTAGATGTAGATGTTCCCTACACAGATAATACAGACTGTGTCGTGGCCCTGGACTCCAACATATCTGTTTTTGCCATTCTGAACGAG GAGTGCCAACTAAAGCGGGCCCTGAAAGAAGACGAGGCGTGTGACCGCGTGTGCAAGGCCCTAGAGGACACGGGCGTTGTCCATGCTCCCTCATCACCCAAGCGGAAAGCAGGGTTTGTGGTCCGGCACTATGCAGGGCCTGTCAAGTACGATGCCAAGGGTCTGTTGCACAAGAACAAGGATGAG GTTCCCCTTGAAGTTAGAGGCTTACTAGCAAGCAGTAGCCAGGATTTTGTTGGGGGCTTAGTGTCCGACACGAGTGACGTGGACCCAGAGAGTGGCCGACGGACAACACGCAAGGTTACGACCCTGGCCAAGTTCAAGGCTTCCCTGGACACCCTCATGAGAACCCTAGCCAGGTGCGACTTGCACTATGTCCGGTGCCTCAAGCCGAATGCTGGGTCATTGCCAG GGCAGCCTGATACGGGTTACATTCTGCACCAATTGCGGGCGTGTGGCGTGATTGAGACCGTGCGAATCAGCCAAGCTGGATATCCAGTAAG GATCTCCTATGAGGACTTTATCTCCCGCTACGGCTGGCTAAAGGAGGAAGATGCAGTCGATGTGAGCAAAGAGATAGCCAAATCCATGCTGGGGACCACACAGGAGGGCCACATAGATTCTGTGAAGTGCAG ATTTGGCCGGACGCGCATATTCCTCTCAGAGAGTGCTCTTCACACCCTTGAAGCAGTGAGGGAACTGAAGCGGAGAGATGCTGCGACCTGCCTTCAGAAGT ttTGGCGAAGATACAGATGTGCAAGAAGATACAAGCTTGTAAAAGTAGCTACACTTGTTATTCAGAAGAATGCCAAGAGTCTAATTGCAAAGAAGAAATACCAGAAACAAAAGAAGTCTTGCATTGTAATCCAGAAGCATGTAAGAGGATTTTTAACACTAAGGAAGTACTTACAGAAGGTGAAGGCTGCAATCACTTTCCAAAAATATTGTCGTGGCTGGATTGCTAGAAGGAGATATGAAACCTTGGTACAGCAGAACTTGACACGTCCATTCTCAAGGCAGTCTATGGTTTCCATGAATAGTCTAGGGTACTACAGTCTTACAACATCAGTTTCAGGTTACAGTATTAACCCATCGCTCCATGATGTGAGTCCCTGTGATGCAGCATATGGTGAAGGAGCTGTTGGTTTAGGAGGAGATGCGCTGCGGGCCTATTTGTCCCCAGAACACCGAAAGAGACTCCTTGAAACCGAGGAGTCGGGTATTGAGACTGACACAGAAAGCATCAATGGCGATGTCACAAATGCTGAAACCAAAAGACCACGAAAGCTTAGGCGGAGAGCCCAGCTGCAGCAGCTtcttggggaaaggaggaagagtaaaatcCCTCGTGCTGCGAGTGATGAATCATTGGATGACATTTCAGGGAGTCATGTGAGTCCAAGCTCAGGAGTGGAGTGTTCAGGCAGTCACCCAGATGGGATTGGCGATGGTGCTAACAGGTCGAAAAGTCCCGAGAAGGATGACCTGTCAACACAAACGCCCTCATCCCCACTGGCAAATAACATCAAGAACTTTGAGGAAGACATAGTGGCTGCAAAAGAACCACCGAGTCAAGAATCAACTCAGAGGTTGAGAGTTGCAACAATGCGAAACTTTGAAGATGTTAATGGGCTTCTGAAAGATTATTCTCCCACTGAAAATTTACAGATGGTCTTGCCTAAACAAAATTTGTCCCTTTTCTTCAAGGATGGAGTGCTTTCTTATAGGCGTATGCCAATG GTGAAGATCAAGTTTCACACCCGTCAGACATGCTTACCATTCTCACACCACCTTCCCCACCATGAGAGGCCCCAGGGCTTTTGGGATGCTATCCGCTGA